The segment CGCCGGCGAAGTAGTTCGCCAGGTTGACCTTGATGAGCCGCTCCGTCTCCCCGTGCCGCATGCGCCCGGCGCCCAGGATGCGCTCCACCAGCTTCTCGCGGTCCATCACCATCAGGCCAATGGAGGCGGCGATCTGGAACTTCAGGGGCTGTTCGGTGAGGTCCGGCGACAGCGTGAGCGTCCGGGCGTCCAGGTCCAGCCTGCGCACCACGGACGAACCGCTGGTGGCGCGTTCAATCATCACCCGGTAGTCGAAGCGCTCCTCCAGCATGCGGGTGAGCTGGCTGCTGGTGATCTGCTGCTCCAGGCGGAAGTCGCGGCGCAGCCCCTCCGCCAGTTCCTCCAGCTCCGGGAAGTAGTTGCGGTGCTTCTCCAGGAAGTCGCTGACCTCGTCGAAGGGCGAGTAGTCGAAGCGCACGCCCGGCGTGTTGCCCAGGCCGTTGCCGGACGGGGAGCCCTGCGTGCGGGTGCGCTCCTCCACGTTGAGCTGCGCGAGCACGTTCTCCAGCTGCGTGCGCGTGTTCTTGTAGAGGTTGAAGAGCGCCGCCACGGTGCCCGCGAGCTTCGGTTCGGCGGACAGCGACTGGAGCGACTCCGAGTCGATGTCCAGGCTCTTGAGCAGCGGCTCGTCCAGGAGCTTCGCCAGGGCCTCGTCCACGCGGCCCTCGCCCAGCGTGGACATGAACTGTTCGGGGTCCTGCTCGAAGTAGCGCAGCGCCTTCCAGAGCAGCGGGAAGGGCATCACGCGCTTGCCCTTCTCGATGAGGTTCAGGTACGCGGGCGACACGCCCAGGTCCTTGGCCGCGTCCGCCTGCTTGATGTTGCGCTGCAACCGGAGGCCTCGAAGCTTCAGGCCCACGTTCGCGTTCAGAGCGTTGTCGTTGTTCATGGCTCCAGCCACCGGCGGGCCGCGTCAAAGGACGTGTCCGGCACCGGGTCTCTGGATCCACTCTGCAAATCGATTTACCGATTTGCAATAAACGTTTCGGTGCCATGGGAGCGCTGTCCCACAGGCGACGCGCGAAGGGTTGACTGCCTCCCTCCTGGGCAGATTCCGGCGTAATCCCATGTAATCACAGCGCTTTCAGGTGTCGCCGGTGTGCGGAGGCGTCGCCGGTGGCGCGGGTTGTCAACCGTTTACCGACGCGATGCGCCAAGGACTGGGGAAAAGTCAGTAAACCGGCGGATGCGTTTTTACAAAGGAGGGAGGGGGCTCTCCGGGGCGCGGCGGAAGACGAGGGCGACGTTGGTGCCGCCGAAGCCGAAGGAGTTGCTCATCACGGCGTCCACGCGCTGTTCGCGGGCGACGTTGGGGATGCAGTCCAGGGGGATGCGCGGGTCCTGGTGCTCCAGGTTGATGGTGGGCGGGAGCACCCCCCGGGTGAGGGCCAGGATGCTGATGACGGCCTCGGCGGCGCCGGCCGCGCCGTTCATGTGGCCCGTCATGGACTTGGTGGAGGAGATGGCGAGCCTGGCGGCCGCGTCGCCGAATACGCGGGCGATGCCCTGCATCTCCAGCAGGTCGCCAATCTCCGTGGAGGTGCCGTGCGCGTTGAGGTAGCCGATGTCGCCTGGCGCCAGCCGCGCGTCCTTGAGGGCGGCCCTCATGGCGCGCTGGGCGCCCTCGTGTTCGGGGGCGGGCGCGGTGACGTGGTTCGCGTCGGAGCTGGCGCCGTAGCCCACCAGCTCCGCCAGGATGCGGGCGCCGCGCGCGCGGGCGGACTCGTACTCCTCCAGGACGAGGATGCCCGCGCCCTCCGCGAGGACGAAGCCGTCGCGGTCCTGGTCGAAGGGGCGGCTGGCGGCCTGGGGCGCGTCGTTGCGCGTGGACAGGGCCTTCATCGCGGCGAAGCCACCGACGCCCAGCATGGAGATGGGCGCCTCCGCGCCGCCCGCCACCGCCGCGTCGAACTCACCGCGCTGGATGCCGCGCATCGCTTCGCCAATGGCGTGGGCGCTGGTGGAGCACGCGGAGTTGGTGGACCAGGAGGGGCCCTTGATGCCGTGGCGCAGGGTGACGTAGCCGGGCGCCATGTTGATGATCATCTGGAGGATGAAGAAGGGGCTGATGCGATCCGGCCCCTTCTCCAGCGCCTTCTTGTACGTCTCCTCCATGCTGGCGATGCCGCCGATGCCGGAGCCGATGATGGCCGCCACGCGCTCCGCGTTCTCCGGGGTGATTTTCAAACCCGAGTCCGCGATGGCCATGTCCGCCGCCGCCACCGCGAACTGCGTGAAGCGGTCCATGCGCCGCACCTCGCGCCGTTCGATGAAGTCCTCCGGGTTGAAGTCCTTCACCTCGCCGGCGAACCGGCAGGCGAGCGGGCTTGCGTCGAACAGGGTGATGGGCCCCACGCCGCTCCGGCCGTGGACAAGCCCCTCCCAGCTCTTCTCCACCCCGGTGCCACATGGGCTGATGAGCCCCATTCCCGTCACCACCACGCGCCGCTGCTCCATGGAAGGCTCCTTGACGCCCGACTTCGGACAGGATGGTATTACGGACATACTTCCATGGGTTCAAGTCCAAGGCGCTTGG is part of the Corallococcus soli genome and harbors:
- a CDS encoding helix-turn-helix domain-containing protein; translation: MNNDNALNANVGLKLRGLRLQRNIKQADAAKDLGVSPAYLNLIEKGKRVMPFPLLWKALRYFEQDPEQFMSTLGEGRVDEALAKLLDEPLLKSLDIDSESLQSLSAEPKLAGTVAALFNLYKNTRTQLENVLAQLNVEERTRTQGSPSGNGLGNTPGVRFDYSPFDEVSDFLEKHRNYFPELEELAEGLRRDFRLEQQITSSQLTRMLEERFDYRVMIERATSGSSVVRRLDLDARTLTLSPDLTEQPLKFQIAASIGLMVMDREKLVERILGAGRMRHGETERLIKVNLANYFAGALMLPYSEFFKEVQRTRYDVELLSNVFGTTYETVAHRICNLSDPKRQGLPFHFLRADIAGNISKRYSGTGIRFASGGGSCAKWAVHLAFLNPSQITRQYSIMPDGTTYFCFAKVQLQPIEGSIVKGTAYSIGLGTHAENAKYLAYGLPTNDLRKDAIPSGISCRFCERTDCNQRAAASYRFAFAFDEYTKKDCFFSPLLVHEKEKAERNGQNEAADNDADGSEKQDSLDRGLRRRKLHEN
- the fabF gene encoding beta-ketoacyl-ACP synthase II, translated to MEQRRVVVTGMGLISPCGTGVEKSWEGLVHGRSGVGPITLFDASPLACRFAGEVKDFNPEDFIERREVRRMDRFTQFAVAAADMAIADSGLKITPENAERVAAIIGSGIGGIASMEETYKKALEKGPDRISPFFILQMIINMAPGYVTLRHGIKGPSWSTNSACSTSAHAIGEAMRGIQRGEFDAAVAGGAEAPISMLGVGGFAAMKALSTRNDAPQAASRPFDQDRDGFVLAEGAGILVLEEYESARARGARILAELVGYGASSDANHVTAPAPEHEGAQRAMRAALKDARLAPGDIGYLNAHGTSTEIGDLLEMQGIARVFGDAAARLAISSTKSMTGHMNGAAGAAEAVISILALTRGVLPPTINLEHQDPRIPLDCIPNVAREQRVDAVMSNSFGFGGTNVALVFRRAPESPLPPL